A genomic region of bacterium contains the following coding sequences:
- a CDS encoding FxsA family protein: MFLKLLLAFTLVPIAELALLIEIGRYIGVWPTIGIVLITGITGSLLLKWQGLETISKFKKEISQGRFPGNTIIEGIAIIVGGAFLLTPGVITDFCGILLLLPPTRMMFIAVAKKYIKRRWNIDEFINIMPPEQDRPSEPLDPTMRVD, translated from the coding sequence ATGTTTTTAAAGTTGCTATTAGCATTTACCTTGGTGCCGATTGCGGAATTAGCCCTGCTAATTGAAATAGGCCGCTATATCGGGGTTTGGCCAACTATAGGCATTGTCCTAATTACGGGAATAACCGGTAGCCTTTTGCTCAAATGGCAAGGGTTGGAGACTATCTCTAAATTTAAAAAAGAGATTTCTCAGGGGCGATTTCCAGGGAATACTATCATCGAGGGAATAGCGATAATTGTTGGCGGAGCTTTCCTTTTAACTCCAGGGGTAATCACCGATTTCTGCGGGATTCTTCTTTTACTTCCACCAACAAGGATGATGTTTATAGCTGTAGCAAAAAAATATATCAAGCGCCGATGGAATATCGATGAGTTCATCAATATTATGCCCCCTGAACAAGATAGGCCAAGCGAACCACTCGACCCGACTATGCGCGTTGATTAA
- the dinB gene encoding DNA polymerase IV has protein sequence MASRKNIQVLHRVVMHVDMDAFYASVEQLDHSEFRGKPVIVGADPAQGRGVVSTASYEAREYGIHSAMPITQAFRACPNGIFLQPRFHRYKEISSAVFKILGDFSPSVEPISIDEAFVDLTGTERLHGPLESVGKEVKKRILAKTGVIASVGIAPNKFLAKLACGVSKPDGFIIIKPESIREFLDPLPIKRMWGIGPATEKQMVSAGINTIKDLIEVDESALIKRFGNFAAHLRQLALGIDDRDFSGDHKRRGISIERTYREDVVRLEPKVATLRSLADRLAVRMRKAGINGRTITVKVRHSDFTTVNRGNTLPYVIRNSEEIYSEALRLATPELEGSIRLIGIRISGIIDCEGEQLGLFDREKKAKIEKLEQALDEINTRFGDGSISRAKNLKKLK, from the coding sequence ATGGCTTCCCGAAAGAATATTCAAGTTTTGCACCGAGTAGTAATGCATGTTGACATGGATGCGTTTTACGCGTCTGTGGAGCAACTAGATCACTCTGAATTCAGAGGAAAACCGGTTATAGTCGGCGCCGATCCGGCGCAAGGGCGAGGAGTTGTGAGCACCGCGAGTTATGAAGCTCGTGAATATGGCATTCATTCGGCGATGCCAATAACACAAGCTTTCCGTGCTTGCCCAAACGGTATATTCCTTCAACCGCGATTCCATCGATATAAAGAGATCTCCAGTGCAGTCTTCAAAATACTAGGTGACTTCAGCCCTTCGGTCGAACCGATTTCTATCGACGAGGCATTCGTCGATTTGACTGGAACTGAGAGGCTACATGGCCCCTTGGAATCCGTGGGCAAAGAAGTTAAAAAACGGATATTGGCCAAGACGGGTGTAATCGCATCGGTTGGAATCGCACCGAATAAATTCCTCGCCAAGCTGGCCTGCGGTGTTAGCAAACCCGATGGTTTCATAATTATAAAACCCGAGTCTATACGCGAGTTCCTCGATCCATTACCTATTAAAAGAATGTGGGGTATCGGTCCTGCGACTGAAAAGCAAATGGTCTCGGCTGGTATCAATACAATTAAAGACTTGATAGAGGTAGATGAAAGCGCGCTCATCAAGCGCTTCGGGAATTTTGCGGCACATTTAAGGCAATTAGCCTTGGGTATTGACGATCGCGATTTTTCAGGAGATCATAAACGCCGTGGCATTTCCATAGAGAGAACCTATAGAGAAGATGTTGTTAGGTTGGAACCAAAGGTAGCTACGCTTAGATCTCTTGCGGACAGGCTGGCTGTCCGTATGCGCAAAGCTGGAATAAATGGCAGAACGATTACGGTCAAGGTGCGCCACTCGGATTTCACCACGGTTAATCGAGGCAACACATTACCTTATGTAATTAGGAACTCCGAGGAAATATACTCTGAGGCCCTGCGCCTTGCAACCCCCGAACTCGAAGGGTCAATTCGCCTTATCGGTATTAGAATAAGCGGAATTATTGATTGCGAAGGCGAGCAACTTGGCCTCTTCGACCGCGAAAAAAAGGCGAAGATCGAGAAACTCGAGCAGGCGCTAGACGAGATAAATACTAGATTCGGCGATGGCTCGATTTCGAGAGCAAAAAATTTAAAGAAACTAAAATAA
- a CDS encoding NTPase, which produces MNYLITGSPGVGKTTILEELAALLGDSAIGFLTIEVREENTRIGFDIQTFDGHTGILARAGLPSKFHIGRYGVDLDSFERIAIPALKTIENKILIVDEIGKMELRSDRFRDALLLALDTDHTVVAAIMQSNNPFADSIKQRSDCKLIEATSKNRKWLPERIFKFCTE; this is translated from the coding sequence ATGAACTATTTAATAACAGGTTCTCCAGGCGTGGGCAAAACCACCATCCTCGAAGAACTGGCCGCTCTTCTCGGCGACAGCGCTATAGGTTTTCTAACCATCGAAGTTCGTGAAGAGAATACTCGCATCGGCTTCGATATACAAACTTTCGACGGTCACACCGGAATTCTAGCAAGAGCAGGTCTCCCGAGCAAATTCCACATCGGGCGCTATGGCGTCGATCTAGACTCATTCGAAAGAATTGCTATCCCAGCGCTCAAAACTATCGAAAACAAAATACTCATTGTGGACGAAATAGGCAAGATGGAATTAAGATCGGATAGATTCCGTGATGCGCTGCTTCTCGCCCTCGATACTGATCATACGGTTGTAGCAGCTATAATGCAAAGTAATAATCCTTTTGCTGATAGCATAAAGCAACGCTCCGATTGCAAGCTGATAGAGGCAACCTCAAAAAACCGAAAATGGCTTCCCGAAAGAATATTCAAGTTTTGCACCGAGTAG
- a CDS encoding glycine C-acetyltransferase, with protein MAYSQKTGDYYKGVLNQIKENGLFKEERFICSPQDADIVVEYPAGAPKQNVINMCANNYLGLANHPDVVKAAHEGLDSRGYGMSSVRFICGTQDIHRELEGKITKFLETEDTILFASCMDANAGIFESIFTDEDVLIADRLVHASIIDGMRLCSALNESFKHSNMSHLEKKLQTYQDKRFRCIVTDGVFSMDGDTAKLDEICDLAEKYDAMVFVDDSHSTGFLGKHGKGTHELKGVLGRIDIITTTLGKALGGASGGCVSGRKEIVEMCRQKARPYLFSNALPPVIVTAANEVMDLVMSSTERRDKLEANTGFWRKGLEEAGFDLVNGETPIVPIMLYNAKLSQDISNDLYQMGIYAIGFFFPVVPQSKARIRTQISAGHERHHLEKALAAFTEVGKKYNILGKGKKEIIEMYGM; from the coding sequence ATGGCTTATTCTCAAAAGACGGGTGATTATTACAAAGGCGTTTTAAATCAGATTAAAGAAAATGGTCTTTTTAAAGAAGAACGCTTTATTTGTAGTCCGCAGGATGCCGACATAGTCGTCGAATACCCAGCGGGGGCGCCAAAACAAAATGTAATCAATATGTGCGCCAACAACTATCTCGGTCTCGCAAATCATCCCGATGTTGTGAAGGCCGCTCACGAGGGGCTTGATTCGCGCGGCTATGGAATGAGTTCCGTTCGATTTATTTGCGGTACCCAGGATATCCATCGCGAACTCGAAGGGAAGATTACAAAATTCCTCGAAACCGAGGATACGATTCTCTTTGCGAGTTGTATGGACGCGAACGCCGGTATTTTCGAGTCCATTTTTACCGATGAGGATGTTCTCATCGCCGATAGGCTCGTTCATGCCTCGATTATCGATGGGATGAGGCTTTGCAGTGCGCTTAACGAGAGTTTCAAGCACTCGAATATGAGCCACCTCGAAAAGAAGCTTCAGACATATCAGGACAAACGCTTCCGATGCATCGTCACCGACGGCGTTTTTTCCATGGACGGCGACACTGCGAAATTGGACGAAATTTGCGACCTCGCCGAAAAATACGACGCAATGGTCTTCGTCGATGATTCCCATTCTACCGGATTCCTCGGAAAACACGGCAAGGGAACCCACGAGCTTAAAGGCGTCCTCGGACGTATCGATATTATCACTACTACGCTCGGCAAAGCTTTGGGCGGCGCTTCCGGTGGTTGCGTTTCCGGAAGGAAGGAAATCGTCGAGATGTGCAGACAAAAAGCGAGGCCATATCTTTTCTCGAACGCACTTCCGCCGGTAATTGTCACCGCTGCAAATGAAGTTATGGACCTCGTTATGTCCTCGACAGAGCGAAGAGACAAACTCGAAGCGAATACTGGGTTTTGGCGCAAAGGCCTCGAAGAAGCCGGATTCGATCTCGTCAATGGCGAAACGCCTATCGTCCCGATTATGCTTTACAACGCGAAACTCAGCCAGGATATTTCCAACGATCTATATCAAATGGGAATCTACGCTATCGGGTTCTTCTTTCCGGTTGTTCCACAGAGCAAGGCTAGAATTCGCACGCAGATATCGGCAGGACACGAACGACATCACCTCGAAAAGGCGCTCGCCGCTTTCACTGAAGTAGGCAAGAAATACAACATTCTCGGAAAAGGCAAAAAAGAAATAATCGAGATGTATGGTATGTAA
- a CDS encoding class I SAM-dependent methyltransferase, with protein MKRFPVESVLDLGSRQGELLSLIAERLPKVERFVATDMSKSNLDECRKNGFEGFKIDLETETLPFDDEVFDCVLATEIFEHLAHHNIILAEIYRVLKPDGRLIVTVPNVAMLRKRIEMLFGKDPNRVYPPSAWDVHIREYSGESLSKLLAFYDFVRDSITYIPSPRGNILFKPLKQIVPSLRLHILGVFHKKINKK; from the coding sequence ATGAAACGGTTTCCCGTCGAGTCCGTACTCGATCTCGGTTCGCGCCAGGGTGAGTTGTTGAGCTTGATCGCTGAGAGGTTGCCCAAAGTCGAGAGGTTCGTTGCTACAGATATGTCGAAAAGCAATCTCGATGAATGTAGAAAAAATGGTTTCGAAGGTTTCAAGATCGATCTTGAAACGGAAACGCTCCCTTTTGACGATGAGGTTTTCGATTGCGTGTTAGCCACAGAAATTTTCGAACATTTAGCGCACCACAATATTATTTTAGCAGAGATATATCGGGTTTTGAAACCAGATGGAAGGTTGATCGTTACAGTTCCAAACGTCGCGATGCTCAGGAAGAGAATCGAGATGCTTTTTGGTAAAGACCCAAATCGCGTCTATCCTCCATCAGCATGGGATGTCCATATAAGGGAATATTCGGGCGAGAGCCTGTCGAAGCTACTCGCATTTTACGATTTCGTTCGAGATAGCATAACATATATCCCTTCTCCAAGGGGAAACATCTTATTTAAACCCCTGAAGCAAATAGTGCCGTCTCTGAGGTTGCATATTCTCGGGGTTTTTCATAAAAAAATTAACAAAAAGTAA
- the acsA gene encoding acetate--CoA ligase has protein sequence MPNLVDYEQTYKDFSWEHAKQILGYTEDSVNIGWYCSDRICEQGKSNKIALIWEGFKGEVEKYTFDELRLNSNTYASFLRSIGVKEGDRVCLFMDKIPDLYFSFLGILKIGAIAQPLFSAFGEEALFTRMDNASSSVILTTKKHFRKVRRIKDQLPALKHIVVVDDKTPKLEEREMFFILKETNKVDKIDLCKTGPESPSVLHYTSGTTGQPKGALHVHSSIICQHITTKWVLDLRDDDIYWCTADPGWVTGTSYGIIGPWSLGVTQVVYDGGFGAAKWYRILQDYNVSVWYSAPTAIRLLMKEGTELVKQFKYPKLRHMCSVGEPLNPEGVLWGQEAFGRPFLDTYWQTETGAMVITNFPGMEIRPGSMGKAFPGITAVVLDLKTYEVIKEPNKVGLIALKPGWPSMMREYWKNPEVYNKKFINGWYITGDRSSIDKDGYFWFVGRDDDVINTGGHLVGPFEIESALLEHEAVAEAAAIGKPDPVNMEVVKTFVALKPGYAPSDDLELSIMNFIRKRLSPLAMPQEIEFMDKLPKTRSGKIMRRLLKAKEWGEEVGDTSTLEDD, from the coding sequence ATGCCGAATCTTGTCGATTATGAACAAACCTATAAGGACTTTTCATGGGAGCATGCTAAACAAATACTGGGCTACACCGAAGACTCAGTTAATATTGGATGGTATTGCTCTGACCGTATCTGCGAACAGGGGAAAAGCAATAAAATTGCTCTTATCTGGGAAGGCTTTAAAGGCGAAGTCGAGAAATATACTTTCGACGAACTTCGCCTTAATTCCAATACCTACGCCTCTTTCCTCCGTTCGATTGGAGTTAAAGAAGGGGATCGTGTGTGCCTTTTTATGGACAAGATCCCAGACCTATATTTCTCTTTTCTGGGGATATTGAAGATTGGCGCAATAGCCCAACCTCTTTTCTCCGCATTTGGCGAAGAGGCTCTTTTCACGCGGATGGACAACGCTTCATCATCGGTTATATTGACAACAAAAAAACATTTCCGCAAGGTCCGGCGAATTAAGGATCAACTTCCGGCGCTAAAACACATCGTTGTGGTAGATGACAAAACCCCTAAACTTGAAGAACGAGAAATGTTCTTCATCTTGAAAGAGACAAATAAAGTAGATAAGATAGATCTGTGTAAGACCGGCCCAGAGTCGCCCTCGGTTCTGCATTATACATCGGGGACAACCGGCCAACCCAAGGGGGCGCTTCATGTTCATTCGAGCATCATCTGTCAACACATCACTACGAAATGGGTTCTCGACCTTCGCGACGACGATATTTACTGGTGTACTGCCGATCCCGGTTGGGTGACCGGCACGAGTTACGGAATCATCGGCCCGTGGAGCCTCGGTGTTACTCAGGTTGTTTATGATGGTGGTTTTGGGGCGGCAAAATGGTATCGAATATTGCAAGACTATAATGTTTCTGTTTGGTATTCAGCTCCAACAGCTATTCGATTGCTCATGAAAGAGGGGACTGAACTTGTTAAGCAGTTCAAATATCCTAAGCTCAGGCATATGTGTAGCGTGGGCGAACCGCTTAATCCCGAGGGCGTTCTGTGGGGTCAAGAGGCATTTGGTAGGCCATTCCTCGATACATATTGGCAAACCGAAACCGGCGCTATGGTCATTACCAATTTCCCCGGCATGGAGATCCGTCCCGGTTCAATGGGAAAAGCCTTTCCGGGAATCACCGCCGTTGTCCTGGACCTGAAAACCTACGAGGTCATTAAAGAGCCGAATAAAGTCGGGCTTATTGCCCTTAAACCTGGTTGGCCATCGATGATGCGCGAATATTGGAAAAATCCAGAGGTTTACAATAAAAAATTTATCAACGGATGGTATATCACCGGTGATCGATCGAGCATCGACAAGGACGGTTATTTCTGGTTTGTCGGCCGCGATGACGATGTTATCAACACCGGCGGACACCTCGTGGGGCCTTTCGAGATAGAGTCCGCGCTTCTCGAACATGAGGCCGTTGCGGAGGCCGCCGCAATCGGCAAACCCGATCCGGTAAATATGGAAGTTGTGAAAACTTTCGTTGCGCTGAAACCCGGTTACGCTCCTTCAGATGATCTCGAACTTTCGATAATGAATTTTATCCGCAAAAGGCTTTCGCCACTTGCCATGCCACAGGAAATCGAGTTCATGGACAAACTTCCTAAAACCCGTAGCGGCAAGATAATGCGTCGATTGCTAAAGGCCAAAGAATGGGGTGAAGAGGTCGGGGATACCTCGACCCTCGAAGACGATTAA